Proteins encoded in a region of the Ignavibacteriota bacterium genome:
- a CDS encoding glutamate--tRNA ligase — protein sequence MTISEKIRVRFAPSPTGYLHVGGLRTALYNYLFARKNNGVFVLRIEDTDRTRYVEGAVENLLKTLAWAGLEYDEGPRISDCGLSISNCSNSINYPGVVQVGEFGSYIQSERLEIYQEHVQHLIEKKKAYYCFCSAERLEQLRNEQQQKNLQTKYDKFCLNLSEEEFKKKIAEGLPYVVRLNVEQNQTVTVDDLIRGRVEFNSNLIDDQVLIKSDGFPTYHLANVVDDHLMRITHVIRGEEWLPSTPKHVLLYDAFGWEKPNFAHLPLLLNPDKSKLSKRQGDVAVEDYRAKGFLKDALINFVALLGWNPGTEQEFFYLNELVEQFSLERVHQAGAVFNLDKLNWLNFEHLRKLPDEEVLIMLKIELSNSKFSGKQFADEYLLRVIEAMRPRVSFVKDFIEQSSYFFEAPAHYEEDAVKKRWKEDTPVHLRKLIEEYSFLENPTKEMFEAALHKTAEALGIGNGKLIHGVRLSVSGVSGGPGLYDILFILGKDEVIKRIQIAIEKITHP from the coding sequence ATGACAATATCAGAAAAAATCCGAGTCCGTTTTGCGCCAAGTCCGACAGGTTATTTACACGTCGGCGGTTTGCGTACGGCGCTTTACAATTATCTTTTCGCCCGAAAAAATAACGGCGTGTTTGTTCTTCGCATTGAAGATACAGACCGTACACGCTATGTTGAAGGGGCTGTTGAGAATCTTCTGAAGACTCTTGCTTGGGCTGGATTGGAGTATGATGAAGGACCGCGAATTTCGGATTGCGGATTGTCAATTTCAAATTGTTCTAACTCAATAAATTATCCAGGTGTTGTTCAGGTAGGCGAGTTTGGTTCGTATATTCAATCGGAACGATTAGAGATTTACCAAGAACATGTACAACACCTGATAGAAAAGAAAAAAGCATACTATTGCTTTTGTTCTGCAGAGCGATTAGAACAACTTCGGAATGAACAGCAACAGAAAAATCTTCAAACGAAGTATGATAAGTTCTGTTTGAATCTTTCAGAGGAAGAATTCAAAAAGAAAATTGCTGAAGGGTTGCCTTACGTGGTTCGACTGAATGTTGAACAGAATCAAACAGTTACTGTTGATGATTTGATTCGAGGTCGGGTTGAGTTTAACAGCAACTTGATTGATGACCAAGTGTTAATTAAAAGCGACGGATTCCCGACATACCATCTTGCAAATGTTGTTGATGACCATTTGATGAGGATAACTCATGTTATTCGAGGCGAGGAGTGGTTGCCTTCGACTCCGAAGCATGTGCTTTTGTATGATGCCTTTGGATGGGAGAAACCGAACTTTGCCCATCTTCCGTTGTTGTTGAATCCTGATAAATCAAAACTCAGCAAACGGCAGGGTGACGTTGCAGTGGAAGATTATCGGGCAAAAGGATTTTTGAAAGATGCGCTGATTAATTTTGTCGCATTGCTTGGATGGAATCCGGGGACAGAACAGGAGTTCTTTTATCTGAATGAACTTGTCGAACAGTTTTCGTTGGAACGAGTTCATCAGGCGGGCGCGGTGTTTAATCTCGACAAATTAAATTGGTTGAACTTTGAGCATCTCCGAAAATTGCCGGACGAAGAAGTCTTGATAATGTTGAAGATTGAATTATCAAACAGCAAGTTCAGTGGAAAACAATTTGCAGATGAATATTTGCTTCGAGTTATCGAAGCGATGCGTCCACGTGTTTCGTTTGTTAAGGATTTTATCGAACAGAGTTCCTACTTTTTTGAAGCGCCGGCACACTACGAAGAAGATGCTGTGAAGAAGCGATGGAAAGAAGATACTCCGGTTCACCTCAGAAAACTGATTGAGGAATATTCTTTTTTAGAAAATCCGACAAAAGAAATGTTCGAAGCCGCACTTCATAAAACAGCAGAAGCACTCGGTATCGGAAACGGAAAATTGATTCATGGCGTTCGGCTTTCGGTTTCTGGAGTCAGCGGCGGTCCGGGACTTTATGATATTTTATTTATCTTGGGGAAAGATGAAGTAATCAAGAGAATTCAAATTGCAATAGAGAAAATAACACACCCCTAA
- a CDS encoding glycosyltransferase family 9 protein: MNNQHYTFEDKLKNIAVRFLEFFLTPSHIPQLKPEHIKNILVVRQHDQLGDMLCVVPLLRTLKNQFHNSHVTLIASPVNYHIMKHHPFVDVVLNYDKEILRRSWMATHSFLSALRSREYDLAVVPATVSVSVTSDLLALLSGANIRIGAKRLSGKPNQSAFCFTHAVELDWTDEPHRHQTVRNIDVLKLLHLPCDDLSCVIELTEDEQARAKDFLKPFRERYKLFAGFHPGAGKKENQWNAEKFAAVANQLYSEYESLTVITCGPKDEEQVERMVAHLHYPYVVVKQQSIRDVAAIINELDVFVSNDTGIMHVAAGTKMPLLSLFGPTDPLQWAPIGMKNHYIASNDGTIDSISIEQVYSEVQKIISKSTL; the protein is encoded by the coding sequence TTGAATAACCAACATTATACTTTCGAGGATAAACTCAAGAACATTGCTGTCAGGTTCCTGGAGTTTTTTCTCACACCTTCTCACATTCCTCAACTCAAGCCGGAACACATCAAGAATATTCTTGTCGTTCGTCAGCACGACCAACTTGGCGATATGTTATGCGTTGTTCCGTTGCTACGAACATTGAAAAATCAATTTCACAATTCTCATGTAACACTTATTGCAAGCCCCGTCAATTATCACATCATGAAACACCATCCGTTTGTTGATGTTGTGTTAAATTATGATAAGGAAATACTCAGGCGTTCATGGATGGCGACACATTCATTCCTCAGCGCTTTGCGTTCAAGAGAATATGATTTGGCAGTTGTACCTGCAACTGTTTCCGTTTCGGTGACAAGCGATTTGCTTGCGTTGCTTTCGGGAGCGAATATCAGAATCGGGGCGAAACGTTTGTCGGGTAAACCGAATCAATCGGCATTCTGTTTTACTCATGCAGTGGAACTTGATTGGACAGACGAACCGCACCGTCATCAAACTGTAAGAAATATTGACGTTCTAAAATTACTTCATCTACCGTGTGATGATTTGTCTTGTGTGATTGAATTGACAGAAGATGAACAGGCGAGAGCAAAAGATTTTTTGAAACCATTTCGCGAACGGTACAAGTTGTTTGCCGGGTTTCATCCTGGGGCGGGAAAAAAAGAGAACCAATGGAATGCAGAGAAATTTGCCGCCGTTGCAAATCAACTGTATTCGGAATATGAATCGCTGACTGTTATTACCTGCGGACCGAAAGATGAAGAACAAGTGGAGCGGATGGTCGCTCATTTACATTATCCGTATGTGGTTGTGAAACAACAATCCATCAGGGATGTCGCTGCCATCATTAATGAACTAGACGTCTTTGTTTCCAATGATACGGGAATAATGCACGTCGCGGCAGGAACGAAAATGCCGTTGCTATCCCTCTTCGGTCCGACTGATCCTTTGCAATGGGCTCCAATCGGTATGAAGAACCATTACATCGCATCGAACGATGGTACCATTGATTCAATTTCAATTGAACAAGTCTATTCTGAAGTGCAGAAAATAATTAGCAAAAGTACTTTGTAG
- the folB gene encoding dihydroneopterin aldolase — MRNDVIRIKNASFYAYHGADTDEQNLGGKFEVDVELHADLSSGISHDSLKQTLDYETIYSLIQTTVTAKKYYLLETLADTIMKNILREFSLVDAITVRIRKPHPPIKGVVDYVEVEVSEKR, encoded by the coding sequence ATGCGCAATGATGTTATCAGAATAAAGAACGCCTCGTTTTATGCATATCACGGGGCAGATACGGATGAGCAAAACTTAGGCGGCAAGTTCGAGGTGGATGTCGAACTTCATGCCGACCTTTCTTCCGGCATTTCGCACGATAGTCTCAAACAGACGCTTGATTACGAAACAATCTATTCCCTTATTCAAACAACAGTGACAGCAAAAAAATATTATTTGCTTGAAACACTTGCAGATACAATTATGAAAAATATCTTGCGGGAGTTTTCTTTGGTTGATGCAATTACCGTCCGAATTCGCAAGCCGCATCCGCCCATTAAAGGTGTGGTTGATTATGTCGAAGTGGAAGTTTCGGAGAAACGATGA
- the folK gene encoding 2-amino-4-hydroxy-6-hydroxymethyldihydropteridine diphosphokinase, with translation MFRVFLGLGSNIGDRVQFLSQAISMIEQFGTIEQISSVYETEPVGMTDANPFYNLTVEISTEKQPQSLLNSLKKIETKLGRSSSSHMKPRVIDIDILLVDGYIYNDEQLEIPHAELANRRFVLEPLNELAPQLVHPVLHQSISTLLMNCSDTHTVTRTEIILPFHRTMEIA, from the coding sequence ATGTTTCGAGTGTTTCTTGGTTTGGGTTCAAATATCGGAGACAGAGTGCAATTTCTTTCTCAGGCAATTTCAATGATTGAGCAGTTTGGAACAATTGAACAGATTTCTTCTGTATATGAAACGGAACCGGTCGGTATGACTGATGCAAATCCTTTTTACAATCTTACAGTTGAAATATCAACAGAGAAACAACCGCAGTCGTTATTAAACTCTTTGAAAAAAATCGAAACAAAACTCGGACGTTCCTCTTCTTCGCACATGAAACCAAGAGTGATCGATATAGATATTTTGCTTGTTGATGGCTACATCTACAACGATGAACAACTTGAAATTCCACATGCTGAACTCGCGAACAGACGATTTGTTCTTGAACCGCTCAATGAACTTGCACCACAACTTGTTCATCCAGTTTTGCATCAATCAATATCAACGCTTTTGATGAATTGCTCAGACACACACACAGTAACTCGAACGGAAATTATTTTACCATTTCATAGAACTATGGAGATTGCTTGA
- a CDS encoding virulence RhuM family protein, with protein sequence MENTSQILIYQSPNGITKVEVRMEEETVWLTQSQLAELFQTTKQNISLHIQNIFEEKELLAEATVRDYLTVQKEGNREVKRKMQYFNLDVIISVGYRVKSHVATHFRIWATQRLKEYIVKGFTLNDELLKNAGGGNYFEELLARIRDIRSSEKIFWRKVLDIYATSIDYDPNEEISKEFFKTVQNKMHWAAHGNTAAEVIYNRVDAGKPNLGLTNFKGSKPTPQDIEIAKNYLSEEELNILNRMVTAYLEVAELQALNRTPMYMKDWVERLNDFLKMTGNEILPHAGSISHEQAIEKARIEYGKFREINKDQLSRVEEDFIKQIETTAKQLKEKK encoded by the coding sequence ATGGAAAATACATCACAAATACTTATTTATCAATCACCAAACGGCATCACGAAAGTTGAAGTACGGATGGAGGAAGAAACAGTTTGGCTCACGCAAAGCCAACTGGCAGAACTGTTTCAAACCACAAAGCAAAATATCAGTTTGCACATTCAAAATATTTTTGAGGAAAAAGAATTGCTGGCTGAAGCAACAGTCAGGGATTACTTGACAGTTCAAAAAGAAGGTAACCGTGAAGTAAAACGCAAGATGCAATACTTCAATCTTGATGTAATAATATCTGTTGGCTACCGTGTTAAGTCTCATGTGGCAACACACTTTCGCATTTGGGCAACACAGCGTCTTAAAGAATACATTGTCAAAGGATTTACGCTCAACGATGAATTATTGAAAAATGCCGGAGGAGGAAATTACTTCGAGGAACTGCTTGCGCGCATCCGCGATATACGAAGCAGTGAAAAAATATTCTGGCGCAAAGTACTGGATATTTATGCCACAAGCATTGACTACGACCCGAATGAAGAAATTTCAAAAGAGTTTTTCAAAACCGTTCAAAATAAAATGCATTGGGCGGCGCACGGTAACACAGCGGCTGAAGTAATTTACAACAGAGTTGACGCAGGAAAACCAAATTTAGGATTGACGAATTTCAAAGGGAGTAAGCCAACACCACAAGATATTGAAATTGCGAAAAATTATCTGAGTGAAGAAGAGCTGAACATTCTCAACAGAATGGTAACTGCCTATCTCGAAGTTGCAGAGTTACAAGCGTTGAACCGAACACCCATGTACATGAAAGATTGGGTAGAACGACTGAATGACTTTTTGAAAATGACCGGCAACGAAATACTGCCACATGCGGGCAGTATCAGTCATGAACAAGCAATTGAAAAAGCCCGAATCGAGTACGGAAAATTCAGGGAGATAAATAAAGATCAACTTTCACGGGTTGAAGAAGACTTTATTAAACAAATTGAGACCACTGCTAAGCAACTGAAAGAGAAGAAATAA
- a CDS encoding AAA family ATPase, which produces MRYQSLIIENFRGISKLELSDLKRINLLVGRNNSGKTSVLEAIFLLSGMSNPQLPVNIHNFRDLILTNDDDFSFMFRNMNFESPIILSGQIDNRNRKLIITPLYVDYRPQQTKKQKNTEIVNSQDKYTASTNFVRLVEGIQLDCYNHTNQRFHGQISLKESKVTVPSPYKENLRCAYLNQKTIMFQIDKQMEGLLVQKKLDNVIAILKGIEPTITDIRMGAGGMIFVDIGSENLMPLNIMGDGMRRILAFLAALADMKNGVLLIDEIENGFHYASLKVAWKAILSTCKEYNVQLIATTHSLECIEALSDCYSENEPEGDDIRLFRIQKESENSKVIAATSQVLKTTIEKEFEIR; this is translated from the coding sequence ATGAGATATCAGTCTTTAATCATTGAAAATTTTAGAGGAATTTCCAAACTTGAGTTATCAGATTTAAAAAGAATTAATCTGTTGGTTGGAAGAAATAACTCTGGAAAAACCTCTGTACTAGAGGCTATTTTTTTGTTGTCAGGTATGTCCAATCCTCAACTTCCTGTTAATATTCACAATTTTCGCGATTTAATTCTGACGAACGATGATGATTTTAGTTTTATGTTTAGGAATATGAACTTTGAATCACCCATAATCTTAAGTGGTCAGATTGATAACCGAAACAGAAAGTTGATTATCACTCCTCTTTATGTAGACTACAGGCCACAACAAACTAAGAAGCAGAAAAATACAGAAATAGTTAATTCACAGGATAAGTATACAGCCTCAACAAATTTTGTACGTCTTGTAGAAGGAATTCAATTAGATTGTTATAACCATACGAATCAACGTTTTCATGGGCAAATAAGTTTGAAAGAAAGTAAAGTGACCGTACCCTCACCTTATAAAGAAAACTTACGGTGTGCCTATTTAAACCAAAAAACAATAATGTTCCAAATTGATAAACAGATGGAGGGTTTGTTAGTTCAAAAAAAATTAGATAATGTGATTGCAATACTCAAAGGCATAGAACCAACTATAACTGATATTAGAATGGGAGCAGGAGGGATGATTTTTGTTGATATTGGTTCTGAAAACTTAATGCCATTAAATATAATGGGAGATGGAATGAGAAGAATATTGGCATTCTTAGCCGCATTAGCTGATATGAAAAATGGAGTTTTGTTGATTGATGAAATCGAAAATGGTTTTCATTATGCATCGTTAAAGGTTGCTTGGAAAGCAATACTTTCGACATGTAAGGAATACAATGTACAACTAATTGCTACAACACATTCATTAGAGTGTATTGAAGCACTTTCGGATTGTTATTCAGAAAACGAACCAGAAGGTGATGATATTCGTCTTTTTCGTATTCAGAAGGAATCTGAAAATTCAAAAGTAATTGCTGCCACTTCTCAGGTATTAAAAACGACTATTGAAAAAGAATTCGAGATACGTTAA
- a CDS encoding M20/M25/M40 family metallo-hydrolase yields MNNNKRLSLLLFLILNFSFCIYSQEKVARPYDSLALNIHKTGLASGKAYELLYELSTTIGHRLSGSENAAKAVAWAKRKMESLGFDSVYLEPVMVPHWVRGDVEQAYVLGSSFGSNGKQHENVELTVCALGGSVATPAEGVTAEVIEVKTFEELQALGEKAKGKIVFFNRPMDKSKLGTFEAYGGAVNQRGSGAVAAASVGGVAAIVRSMTMQLDDVPHTGSMHYVDSLPKVPTAAISTVDANYLSELLKKEQSVRVNLKLSCQTLPDVESANVIGELRGTEFPDEVIVIGGHFDSWDKGQGAHDDGAGCMQSIEALRLLKEMGLKPKRTIRAVLFMNEENGLRGGEEYAKRDLTKDKHLAAMESDAGGFTPKGFGVSTDSVTFEKIARWAYLFEPVDADRIRKGGGGADISALGRKGVVTIGLRPDNHRYFDYHHSDNDTIDKVNERELELGAAAMAVLAYVLAQEGL; encoded by the coding sequence ATGAATAATAATAAACGATTGTCGCTTCTCCTTTTTTTAATTTTAAATTTTTCATTTTGCATTTACTCGCAAGAGAAAGTTGCTCGTCCGTACGATTCCCTCGCATTGAACATTCATAAAACCGGACTTGCTTCGGGAAAAGCGTACGAACTTCTCTATGAACTTAGTACAACAATCGGACATCGGTTAAGCGGTTCCGAGAACGCGGCGAAAGCAGTTGCGTGGGCGAAACGGAAAATGGAATCGCTCGGATTTGATAGCGTGTATCTCGAACCGGTGATGGTTCCGCATTGGGTGAGAGGAGATGTTGAGCAGGCGTATGTTCTCGGTTCGTCATTCGGAAGTAATGGGAAACAACATGAGAATGTCGAATTGACTGTCTGTGCGTTGGGTGGAAGCGTTGCAACTCCGGCGGAAGGAGTGACAGCCGAAGTGATTGAAGTGAAAACATTTGAAGAATTACAGGCGTTGGGAGAGAAAGCGAAAGGAAAGATTGTGTTCTTCAATCGCCCGATGGATAAAAGTAAGTTAGGAACATTTGAAGCATACGGAGGCGCAGTGAACCAGAGGGGAAGCGGCGCAGTTGCGGCGGCAAGTGTCGGCGGTGTTGCGGCGATTGTTCGTTCAATGACGATGCAGTTGGATGATGTTCCCCATACCGGCTCGATGCACTATGTTGATTCGTTGCCGAAAGTACCGACAGCGGCAATAAGTACGGTTGATGCAAATTACCTGAGCGAATTGTTGAAGAAAGAACAATCAGTTCGTGTGAATCTCAAATTATCCTGCCAGACGTTGCCCGATGTTGAATCGGCAAATGTGATTGGTGAACTGCGCGGCACAGAATTTCCTGACGAAGTAATTGTGATTGGCGGGCATTTTGATAGTTGGGATAAGGGACAAGGCGCGCATGATGATGGGGCAGGATGTATGCAATCAATCGAGGCGTTACGGTTGCTGAAAGAAATGGGATTGAAACCGAAGCGAACAATTCGAGCAGTCCTTTTTATGAATGAAGAGAACGGATTGCGCGGCGGTGAAGAATATGCGAAGCGGGATTTGACAAAAGATAAACATCTTGCCGCGATGGAATCGGATGCGGGGGGATTTACACCGAAAGGGTTTGGCGTTTCGACCGATTCGGTAACGTTTGAGAAGATTGCACGATGGGCATATTTATTTGAGCCGGTGGATGCCGACAGAATCCGAAAGGGAGGCGGCGGCGCCGATATTTCTGCGCTTGGTAGAAAAGGCGTTGTTACTATTGGTTTACGACCGGATAATCATCGGTATTTCGATTATCATCATTCCGATAACGACACGATTGACAAAGTGAACGAGCGTGAACTTGAACTTGGCGCGGCGGCGATGGCAGTGCTGGCTTATGTGCTTGCGCAAGAAGGATTGTAG
- the nadA gene encoding quinolinate synthase NadA: MQTTMTQSFNRQSQIAEEIPLNLEEEIARYKKKLNAVLLAHYYQESEIQDIADFVGDSLELSRKAASTNADVIVFAGVHFMAETAKIINPAKQVLLPDMNAGCSLAEGCPAPEFKQFIEQHPGHTVISYINCSAEVKALSDIICTSSNAEKIIRQIPEGQPIIFAPDRNLGKYLQKKTGRKMVIWQGTCVVHETFSDRKILHLKSVYPQAKLIAHPECEEVVLDQADYIASTSGLLKYVQQSPDKEFIIATETGIIHQMQKACPDKLFIPAPPEESCACNQCPYMKLNTMEKVYLCMKNRSPEITLPEELRLKALKPLQRMMEMS, encoded by the coding sequence ATGCAAACAACAATGACTCAATCATTCAATCGTCAATCGCAAATCGCCGAAGAAATTCCCCTGAATCTCGAAGAGGAAATTGCGCGCTACAAAAAGAAACTCAACGCAGTTTTGCTTGCTCACTATTATCAAGAGAGTGAAATTCAGGATATTGCCGATTTTGTTGGGGATAGTTTGGAACTTTCGCGTAAAGCCGCCTCAACCAATGCCGATGTTATCGTGTTTGCTGGTGTTCATTTCATGGCAGAGACTGCGAAGATTATAAATCCGGCAAAGCAAGTGTTACTTCCCGATATGAATGCAGGCTGTTCGCTTGCAGAAGGATGTCCTGCACCTGAGTTCAAACAGTTTATTGAACAACATCCCGGACACACGGTTATTTCGTACATCAATTGCTCGGCGGAAGTGAAAGCGTTGAGTGATATTATTTGTACATCAAGCAATGCAGAGAAAATTATTCGACAGATTCCTGAAGGACAGCCAATTATCTTTGCGCCGGATAGAAATCTTGGTAAATATCTTCAAAAGAAAACGGGAAGGAAGATGGTGATTTGGCAGGGGACGTGTGTTGTCCACGAGACGTTTTCTGATAGAAAGATTCTTCATCTGAAATCCGTCTATCCTCAGGCAAAACTCATTGCACATCCAGAATGTGAAGAAGTAGTTCTCGACCAAGCGGATTATATCGCATCCACAAGCGGATTGCTGAAATATGTTCAGCAAAGTCCTGACAAAGAATTTATCATCGCAACGGAAACGGGAATCATTCATCAGATGCAAAAGGCATGTCCCGATAAATTGTTTATCCCTGCGCCGCCGGAAGAAAGTTGCGCATGTAATCAATGTCCCTACATGAAACTCAATACGATGGAGAAAGTCTATCTGTGTATGAAGAACCGTTCTCCTGAAATTACGTTGCCTGAAGAGTTACGATTGAAAGCGTTGAAGCCGTTGCAACGGATGATGGAGATGAGTTGA
- a CDS encoding glutamine--tRNA ligase/YqeY domain fusion protein translates to MDTNTDNKSNEIIKSKNFIQEIIEEDLKNGKNDGRVHTRFPPEPNGYLHIGHAKSICLNFGLAQQYGGKTNLRFDDTNPTKEEQEYVDSIKQDVRWLGFDWEEREFFASDYFDQLYEWAIQLIKKGKAFVCDLNADEVRKHRGTLTEPGKESPFRNRSLEENLDLFERMRKGEFPDGTRTLRAKIDMSHPNLNMRDPVLYRILHAEHHRTGNKWCIYPMYDYAHGQSDSIEGITHSICTLEFEDHRPLYDWFIEQLGIHHPQQIEFARLNLSFTVMSKRKLLQLAEEKIVNGWDDPRMPTISGLRRRGYTPESIRYFADKVGVAKRENMIDVGLLEHSLREDLNKRAARMMAVLRPLKVVITNYPDNQTEELEAVNNPEDPAMGTRKLPFSKVIYIEQDDFREVPPPKYFRLFPGGEVRLRYAYIIKCVDVVKDASGNVAEIHCTYDPETKSGTGTSQRKVKGTIHWVSAQHAVNSEVRLYDRLFTVENPGGDEWKSFINPNSLEVLSNAKVEPALASVKIQERFQFERLGYFCVDLDSTSEKLVFNRAVTLRDTWAKIEKSGS, encoded by the coding sequence ATGGATACAAACACAGACAATAAATCAAACGAGATTATTAAATCGAAAAACTTCATTCAGGAAATCATCGAAGAAGATTTGAAGAACGGCAAAAATGATGGGCGGGTTCACACTCGTTTTCCACCGGAGCCGAATGGTTATCTTCACATCGGTCATGCAAAATCTATTTGCCTGAACTTTGGTTTGGCGCAACAGTACGGAGGAAAGACCAACCTCCGATTCGATGACACCAATCCGACAAAAGAAGAACAAGAGTATGTTGATTCCATCAAGCAAGATGTACGCTGGCTTGGGTTTGATTGGGAGGAACGGGAATTTTTCGCCTCGGATTATTTCGACCAACTGTATGAGTGGGCAATTCAACTTATCAAAAAAGGAAAAGCATTTGTTTGTGATTTGAATGCTGATGAAGTAAGGAAACATCGCGGTACACTCACTGAACCGGGGAAGGAAAGTCCGTTTCGTAATCGCTCATTGGAAGAAAATCTTGATTTGTTTGAGCGGATGCGCAAGGGAGAATTTCCTGACGGGACGAGAACGCTACGTGCGAAGATTGACATGTCGCATCCGAACCTGAACATGCGTGACCCGGTGTTGTACAGGATTCTCCATGCCGAGCATCATCGAACAGGGAACAAGTGGTGCATTTATCCAATGTACGATTATGCACACGGTCAGTCGGATTCGATAGAAGGAATTACACACTCGATATGTACGCTTGAGTTTGAAGACCATCGCCCTCTGTACGATTGGTTTATCGAGCAGTTGGGAATTCATCATCCGCAACAGATTGAGTTTGCACGGTTGAATCTTTCATTTACGGTGATGAGCAAGAGAAAATTGTTGCAGCTTGCTGAGGAAAAAATTGTCAATGGTTGGGATGACCCGCGAATGCCGACAATTTCCGGTTTACGACGACGTGGTTATACTCCTGAATCAATCCGTTATTTTGCGGATAAAGTCGGAGTTGCAAAGCGTGAGAACATGATTGATGTCGGTTTGCTTGAACACAGTCTACGCGAAGATTTAAATAAGCGCGCTGCTCGAATGATGGCAGTGCTTCGTCCGTTGAAGGTTGTTATAACAAATTATCCCGACAATCAAACAGAAGAACTTGAAGCGGTCAACAATCCCGAGGACCCGGCGATGGGAACGAGGAAACTTCCGTTCTCGAAAGTCATTTATATTGAGCAGGATGATTTCCGCGAGGTTCCTCCTCCGAAATATTTCAGATTATTTCCGGGGGGAGAAGTACGATTGCGATATGCTTACATCATCAAGTGTGTTGATGTGGTAAAAGATGCATCAGGCAACGTGGCAGAAATTCATTGCACGTACGATCCTGAAACAAAGAGCGGAACCGGAACAAGTCAGAGGAAAGTGAAAGGGACGATTCATTGGGTCTCTGCTCAACATGCGGTTAATTCGGAAGTGCGATTATATGACCGATTGTTTACTGTCGAGAATCCGGGCGGAGATGAATGGAAATCATTCATCAATCCGAACTCGCTTGAAGTTTTATCAAACGCGAAGGTGGAACCGGCGTTAGCAAGTGTGAAGATACAAGAACGATTTCAGTTTGAGCGTCTTGGCTATTTTTGTGTTGATTTGGATTCGACATCTGAGAAGTTAGTTTTCAATCGGGCAGTTACGTTACGAGATACTTGGGCGAAGATTGAAAAAAGTGGAAGTTGA
- a CDS encoding deoxynucleoside kinase — MQETDIRYIAIEGVIGAGKTSLAQMLSEKLSGNLIMEKFEENPFLPKFYDDNERFAFQTQIFFLLSRYKQQQQLYQTDLFHRFLISDYIFEKDKIFAYLTLADDELKLYETLIQSIEHNIPTPDIVVYIQSSVERLMSNIKKRGRDMEKNMSEQYIRDLNEAYNYFFFRYKAAPLLIVNASNIDFVNNNAHFEELVYEIFRPNKAPVEYYNPVSLIR, encoded by the coding sequence ATTCAGGAAACCGACATACGATATATTGCCATCGAAGGTGTGATTGGCGCGGGAAAAACAAGTCTCGCACAGATGCTTTCGGAAAAACTTAGCGGCAATCTCATTATGGAAAAATTTGAAGAGAATCCGTTCCTGCCAAAGTTTTATGATGACAATGAACGCTTTGCTTTTCAAACACAAATATTCTTTTTGTTGAGCCGCTACAAACAGCAACAGCAGTTGTATCAGACTGATTTGTTTCATCGCTTTCTTATTTCAGATTATATTTTCGAGAAGGATAAAATCTTTGCATATCTCACGCTTGCTGATGATGAGTTGAAGTTATATGAAACGCTGATTCAAAGCATCGAGCATAATATCCCGACGCCAGATATCGTTGTATATATTCAATCAAGTGTTGAACGATTGATGTCGAACATCAAAAAGCGGGGGAGAGATATGGAGAAGAACATGTCGGAGCAATACATTCGCGATTTGAATGAGGCGTACAATTATTTCTTCTTCCGCTATAAAGCCGCGCCGTTGCTCATTGTAAACGCGTCGAATATTGATTTCGTGAACAACAATGCTCATTTTGAAGAACTCGTATATGAAATCTTCCGTCCGAACAAAGCGCCGGTTGAATATTACAATCCTGTCAGTTTGATTCGATAA